GCACCCGCGAAGAAGGCGCGCTCTTCGGCGTGCGCCCCTCCGCTCAGCCGCCGGGCCGCGCGACGCTGGTGCAAGCGGGCGATGTGGTGGGCACGGTCCAGTTGGCCGCGCCCTACGAAGAGGGTGCATCACTGTGACGCACGCCGACACCGCCGATGCCCTCCGCATCACGGTGACTGACACCGCGACGGTGTTCTCCGGGGCTGCAAACCTGCACCGCTTCGACGCGCCTTCCGCACGCGATATCGCCGCCTACATCCGCCACGTCTTCGGACCGCACCCGGGCGGGGCGGAGGTCCACCTCGCGGCATCGCCGGAGCGCTGCCGGGAGATTGAGGCCGCACTCAAGGGCTACGACGTTTCCCTCACTTTCGCCGACCCCGGGGACTTCAGGGAGGCTGTGCGTGCCGACGAAGGATTGCCCCGCGCCGCGGACACGCTGGGGCTGCACAGGCCGACAGATGCGGTCGAGGAAGACCGCCGGGCGCTGTGGATTATCGGCATCGCTGTCACCGTCGTGGCCGTGGCCTGCGCGATCGCCGTGGTGGTTACCGCGCGGTCGTTGTTTGGGGCGCGCGAGGTTGCCGAGGCGGCGGGCGAAACGCCAACCGTTGTGGCTACCACAGCGACTACAACCGCGCCGGTGGAGACGCTGACGGGTGTGACGCGGACGTCGATAAGCGAAAAGCCCCCGGCGACCGTGGTGCACGAGCGGGACGGGGTGCGGGTTGAGCTGCCTGCAGGTTTCACCCTGGAGCGGGAGGGGGACATGTGGCGCGCGAGCGGGCCAGTCCCTGATTTTCGTTTGCACATTGCGGTCGATGACCTGTTCACGCTCCCGCCGGAGACGATGGCGGAGCACGTGCGGCGCGAGGTAGAGGCGGATCCGCAAACGGAGATGGTGGCCACGGACGGGTTTGCGCTGACGTACCTGGAGCGCCCGGGGGATGGGTCCGAGGTGCTGTGGAAGACGTGGCCGCACGGCACGCACCAGATTTTTCTGGCGTGCCAGACACGCGGGGTGCCTACGCGGGTGCAGCAGGCGACGTGCGAGATGGCGATGCGCTCCGCGGAATATGCCCCGCTAGCTGGGGATTTAGCGGCCCAATAAAAAAGTTTCGGCGGGGATGGAACCGAAGCGGGGTTTTCAACGTCAGATACATGAACAGTTCAACGCATTCCGGCTGTTCTTACCTGACACTTCTTCGAGGGGGAAGACAACACCATGAGCCAATTCGCAACAGAAGCCGAGGTCATGCGCGCGACCGCGGACCACGCGGACGCCGTCAACGCAGATGTCAACCGTGAGATTGACCGTATCCAGGACGTCGCCCAGGCACTCCGCGGGTCCTGGGAGGGTCGCGCACAGCGCAGCTTCGACGAGCTGATGCTGAGGTATGACGATGCACAACGACGCCTGGGGGAGGCGCTGAACGCGATTTCCGTGAACATCCGCGACAACGCGAAGCACTACGAGAACACCGACGTGACCAACACTGAGGGCCTCGACCGTCTCGCATCCACCTCCGGCCTGGCGCTTTAGAAGTAAAGAAAGGACTTTTCAGCCATGCACATTAAGTACGACTTCGCCCAGATCGCCAACGCAACTTCCGACATCCGTTCTTCCGCGGTGCGCATCAACGGCCAGCTGTCGGACCTGAAGGACATGATCAAGCCGATGACGGACACCTGGGAAGGCGACGCGGCTGTGAACTACCGCGCGCACCAGGCCAAGTGGGATCAGGCGGCGGAGGACCTCAACCGCATCCTCAACCAGATCGCGGACACCGTCGAGGAGGGCAACAACCAGATGATGGCCGTCAACGCAGCGGCCGCGAACAGCTGGGGTTAATCGGCTGGGGTTAAGACCCGGCTCCGCCGAATCCATCGGGGGGACATGAAACGCCCCGCGCGCTGCCGCCAGGCTCTGGTAGGTGGCGGGCGGGGCGTTTCCGCATTTGTGGGACACACGGCGTTTTGGTCACGGCGGGGGCGTGACGTAGGGTTATACACCTGTGTGTCGCGCGGGCTGTGCAGCCTGCGCACGTTCCATCGGGTCTCCACCGGCCGCCGTTGGAACGCAGGGCGCGCGGCGCTGTACCTGGCCGGCAGCCTCTAGACAGACTTTAAAGGAGTCATGCATGTCTACTTACCACCCGAAGAGCGGTGACATTACCCGTAAGTGGTACGTCATCGACGCAACCGACGTGGTGCTTGGCAAGCTCGCTTCCACCGCAGCTGACCTGCTGCGCGGCAAGCACAAGCCGCAGTTTGCACCGAACGTTGACACCGGCGATCACGTGATTGTGATCAACGCTGACAAGATCCACATCTCGTCCAACAAGCGCGATCGCGAGATGCGCTACCGCCACTCCGGTTACCCGGGTGGTCTGAAGTCCATGACCCTGGGCCGCGCGCTGGATGAGCGCCCGGACCGCGTCATCGAGGAAGCTGTGAAGGGCATGATGCCGCACAACAGGCTTTCCCGTGAGTCCATCAAGAAGCTGCACGTCTTCGTCGGCGACGAGCACCCGTACGCCGGTCAGCAGCCCGAGCCCTACGAGTTTAAGCAGGTGGCACAGTAATGACCGAGCCGAACAACTACGCCGAGGACAACTACGCAGCAGAGGCGCTGGACACCGACATCGATCACGCAACCGCGGCGACCGAGGAGTTCAACTACACCATCGGTGACGCGATTGCACCGGAGGTCGAGGAGACCGAGGGCGAGTTCGCTGAGCCGGTGCAGCTGCACGAGGGCCCGATCCAGACCGTTGGCCGCCGTAAGCGCGCCATCGCCCGCGTGACCGTTACCGAGGGCGAGGGCAAGATCACCGTCAACGGCCGCGACTTCGAGGACTACTTCCCGAACAAGCTGCACCAGCAGGACATCCTGCAGCCGCTGACCCTGCTCGAGCGCGAGGGCCAGTTCGACATCAAGGCAAACATCGGCGGCGGCGGCCCGACCGGCCAGGCCGGTGCCCTGCGCCTGGCAATCGCCCGTGCGCTGAACGTGTACAACCCGGCTGAGCGCCCGACCCTGAAGAAGGCTGGCCTGCTCACCCGTGATGCCCGTGCCGTGGAGCGCAAGAAGGCTGGTCTGCACAAGGCCCGTCGCGCACCGCAGTACTCCAAGCGTTAATCTCGCTGCGGCGCACATTCGCCGCGCATGCTCAAGCTCCCTCCGTACGCCGGGGGGAGCTTTTTGCTTGCCGACGATTGCAAAAACCTCAGTTTTTGTAGGAACCGCAGCCTGGCAGCAGCGGAGGTGTCCGGCATAATTGTGGCTATGACTCGACTTTTTGGCACTGATGGTGTGCGCGGCCTGGCAAATGAGGCGTTGACGGCCTCGATGGCGATGCGCCTTGGCGCGGCCGCGGCGACCGTGCTTACCCGTGACCGCAGCTCGCAGCGTCGCCCGACGGCGCTCATTGGGCGCGATCCCCGCGTCTCCGGCGAGATGCTAGCAGCGGCGATGGCTGCAGGTATGGCCTCCAAGGGCGTGGACGTGCTGCGCGTAGGTGTCATTCCCACCCCGGGCCTGGCGTTTTTGACGGACGATTACGGTGCCGATATCGGGGTGATGATCTCGGCGTCCCACAACCCGATGCCGGACAACGGCATCAAGTTCTTCTCCGCCGGCGGCAAGAAGCTCCCCGACGATGTTGAGGACGAGATTGAGGCCGCGATGGCGGAGCTTTCCGAGACCGGCCCGACCGGCACCGGCATTGGTCGCGTGATCGAGGAGGCTCCGGATGCCCGCGAGCGCTACCTGGCGCACCTCAAGGAGGCCGTAGCTGCTGATCTGAGCGGCATCAAGGTGGTTGTGGACTGCGCGAACGGCGCCGCTTCCAAGGTGGCACCCCAGGCGTACGAGGCCGCTGGCGCAGAGGTCACCGCGATCTTCAACAAGCCCAACGCGTTCAACATCAATGATGGCTCCGGTTCCACCCACATGGAGCAGATCCAGGCGGCCGTGGTGGAGCACGGTGCTGATCTCGGCCTGGCCCACGACGGTGACGCGGACCGCTGCCTTGCTGTAGATGCGCAGGGCAGCATCGTTGACGGCGATCAGATCATGGCGATCCTGGCCACCGGGATGAAGGAGCGCAACGCCCTCGTCGACAACACACTGGTTGCGACGGTGATGAGCAACCTGGGCCTGAAGATCGCGATGCGCGAACAGGGGATTGCGCTAAAGGAGACGGCCGTGGGCGACCGTTACGTGCTCGAGGAACTCGGTCGCGGCGACTACTCCCTGGGCGGCGAGCAGTCCGGCCACGTCGTGCTGCCTGCCTACGCGACGACTGGCGACGGCACCCTGACCGGCCTCATGCTCATGGCCCGCATGGCAGAGACCGGGAAGAGCCTCGCCGAGCTGGCTAGCGTGATGACGGTGCTGCCGCAGGTGCTGATCAACGTGCCGGTGTCCGACAAGGGCCGCATCCTGCACGCACCCGAGGTGCAGGAGGCAATCGCCGCCGCGGAGCACGAGCTTGGCGACGACGGCCGCGTGCTCCTGCGCCCATCCGGCACCGAGGAGCTCTTCCGCGTGATGGTGGAGGCAGCCGAGGAGGAACAGGCGCGCAAGGTTGCCGGCCGGCTGGCGGCCGCGGTCGCGGCGGTTTAATCTAGGCGCGGGTAAAAAAGTTTCGCCGGCGAGGGAACCGGCGGGCGTTTGGGGGAGTCTGAATAGGGGAAGACTATTCAGACTTGGGCCGGTGTGAGCCGGCCCAAACAACATCATTGGGGGTAAGACGTGGGCACTCACGTTGGGCCAGATTTAGACACCGCGGTGGTGCGTGCTTTCTACGACGGAGCGATTGCCACCTACGAATCTGCAGCGCACGCATTGGATGCAAACCGGGTTGAGGTCCATCCCGCGGACTTCGGCGAAGGGTTTGCTGACCGCGGGGCGCGCATCGCTGACGCGCTGGAGCGCCTGCACGGGACCACGCTTGAGTATCTCGAGTCACGTTCCCGCACGTGGGAGAGCATCCTCGCGCTCGCGGACGATGTGGATGCACTCGATGCCGCTAACGCCGCAGCCTTCGGGCGGGTGAACGGGCTGTGATGGGGGCAGGTGCAACGGCGCAGACCACGGTGAGTGAAGCGGTGGCAATGGTCAACATCGCACCCGGGGTAAGCGCAGGACAAAAGGCCGCGGTGGCATCCGCTGGCAAGGATGTCATTGGGCAGGTTAAGCGGTGCAGCGGCCAGGACTTCACCCGCTTTCGCGGGGCATCGCTCACTATTGGGCTGGCCGGCTGCGGCGGCGCACGCGGAGAAGTGGCCCGCCGGAACACCCGGGTGTCCGTACCACGCGGCGCGGAGAGCTGGTTCCTCGAGGTGGGTATCACTCGTCGGGAGCGTGCGGATGCCGCGAAGACGAAATCGCACTTCGATCAGGTGGACACGGTGAGTAAGCAGATCCGCAACTGCTGTTCCGCCATCGAGAAGATCAAGTCCACCATGCGTGCGAGCGTGGAAATGCTGATTCGCCCCGCCAAGCGCATGCTCGAAATCGTGCTTAAGTTCGCGCTGACCAAGCTCATTCCCATAGCAGTGGAGCTGGTGCTCAAGGCGATCAAGTGGGCGCTGGACATCACCCGGGATGGTAACGGCCTTATCGAACTCATCCTGGACGGGATGTGCGATTGCCTCGAAGACGCGGCAGGCAACAAGGCCGACCAGCCGGTGCGGTACCGGGACAACAAGTGCCACTACGAGGAAGCGCCGGGCAAGCAGACCGACACTGTGGCGCCACCGCCAGCGCCGACACCT
Above is a genomic segment from Corynebacterium sp. CNCTC7651 containing:
- a CDS encoding WXG100 family type VII secretion target, giving the protein MHIKYDFAQIANATSDIRSSAVRINGQLSDLKDMIKPMTDTWEGDAAVNYRAHQAKWDQAAEDLNRILNQIADTVEEGNNQMMAVNAAAANSWG
- the rplM gene encoding 50S ribosomal protein L13, producing MSTYHPKSGDITRKWYVIDATDVVLGKLASTAADLLRGKHKPQFAPNVDTGDHVIVINADKIHISSNKRDREMRYRHSGYPGGLKSMTLGRALDERPDRVIEEAVKGMMPHNRLSRESIKKLHVFVGDEHPYAGQQPEPYEFKQVAQ
- the glmM gene encoding phosphoglucosamine mutase, with product MTRLFGTDGVRGLANEALTASMAMRLGAAAATVLTRDRSSQRRPTALIGRDPRVSGEMLAAAMAAGMASKGVDVLRVGVIPTPGLAFLTDDYGADIGVMISASHNPMPDNGIKFFSAGGKKLPDDVEDEIEAAMAELSETGPTGTGIGRVIEEAPDARERYLAHLKEAVAADLSGIKVVVDCANGAASKVAPQAYEAAGAEVTAIFNKPNAFNINDGSGSTHMEQIQAAVVEHGADLGLAHDGDADRCLAVDAQGSIVDGDQIMAILATGMKERNALVDNTLVATVMSNLGLKIAMREQGIALKETAVGDRYVLEELGRGDYSLGGEQSGHVVLPAYATTGDGTLTGLMLMARMAETGKSLAELASVMTVLPQVLINVPVSDKGRILHAPEVQEAIAAAEHELGDDGRVLLRPSGTEELFRVMVEAAEEEQARKVAGRLAAAVAAV
- a CDS encoding type VII secretion-associated protein, yielding MTHADTADALRITVTDTATVFSGAANLHRFDAPSARDIAAYIRHVFGPHPGGAEVHLAASPERCREIEAALKGYDVSLTFADPGDFREAVRADEGLPRAADTLGLHRPTDAVEEDRRALWIIGIAVTVVAVACAIAVVVTARSLFGAREVAEAAGETPTVVATTATTTAPVETLTGVTRTSISEKPPATVVHERDGVRVELPAGFTLEREGDMWRASGPVPDFRLHIAVDDLFTLPPETMAEHVRREVEADPQTEMVATDGFALTYLERPGDGSEVLWKTWPHGTHQIFLACQTRGVPTRVQQATCEMAMRSAEYAPLAGDLAAQ
- a CDS encoding WXG100 family type VII secretion target, translating into MSQFATEAEVMRATADHADAVNADVNREIDRIQDVAQALRGSWEGRAQRSFDELMLRYDDAQRRLGEALNAISVNIRDNAKHYENTDVTNTEGLDRLASTSGLAL
- the rpsI gene encoding 30S ribosomal protein S9, with the protein product MTEPNNYAEDNYAAEALDTDIDHATAATEEFNYTIGDAIAPEVEETEGEFAEPVQLHEGPIQTVGRRKRAIARVTVTEGEGKITVNGRDFEDYFPNKLHQQDILQPLTLLEREGQFDIKANIGGGGPTGQAGALRLAIARALNVYNPAERPTLKKAGLLTRDARAVERKKAGLHKARRAPQYSKR